The window GGTTGGTGACACTGCAGTCGTCATTAGTACATGGAGCAGGACTCTAACGCCACATGGTCTGTTAGTGTAGTCTGTGGCTGGAGCTCCCATGTGGTGCTCTTCAATCTGACCACACAGTGTGGTCAGATTGAAGAGTACGGTGTAACACGACCACACCATAGATACACAGCTAAAAACAGCCGGGTGAAATACACTGAGGAGTCAGCTCTGTACTGTCAGTGATTCTCGGTGAACTTCACAAGCCCGCACATGTTTATGCTGAATCCTCACCATCACTTCTTTCACACTGCTGCagagatgcacccccccccccccccccccccgtctccagAGGTAGAATTTTTTCTCCAGCTCTAATCTAGTGTACAGGACTCAATTGACTGGTTAATATTCTGTACTGGTTTTGTTACCTTTGGGGTTGGGAGTGAAAGCGTACAGGAttgtagctctccaggaacaggctAGGCAGCCCTGTCCTATCGTACAGAACAAGTGTCTATTTCATCCACTAGAGGGCTCACTAGAGTCAATCCCACAATGTCAGTCTACGCTCTGTCTGGCCACCCCATTAATGTAAACTCAGGGAGACCACAATCGTAAACACATCTGACTGCATGCTATGTtgttcacacacaaacgcactcaGCAGCCTATGACAGAGCAAACAATGCAATATAAACCCATTCCAAAGGCCCTAGAGCTCTCTTGGTCTTGAGACCAGATCATGTACAGCCTGAGGGCTAaactcacctcctccagctggcTGTGAACATGCTGCACAATCAGATCAATGGCCACCATGTTGCCCCCACCTGATAGGACAAGATATAGGAGGAGCAGTGGTCAGAATAAAGGgacggtgctgtgtgtgtgtgtgtgtgtgagcatgagtgtgtgtgactcacctcTGGGCACCACTATGTCAGCCAGTCGCATGGTGGGCTCAATGTACTGCTCGAAGGCTGGCTTCACATACTTGTTGTACTGCTTGATGACCCCCTCgatgtccctccccctctcggTGATGTCCCTGCGCAGGCGACGCACCAGACGGATGTCTGAGTCTGTGTCTACGAAGATCTTCATGTCCAGCAGCTGAGATAAGCACAGACGACCATTAGAGGGAGTTACACATGaagacacatgcacaaacacacacacacatacacacacacacagggtggagCAGAATGTTGGTCTATCGAACACATCTTACCTGTAAGAGCTCTTTATCTGCAAAAGCCATGATGCCCTCAAAGATGATAACACTGGCTCCATACACCGTTTTCTGGAGGTTAAGACAATTCATTGCCGAGTTAATGTTTAAGTGTATGTGAAACGAACCCTACAGATGATTAGCCGTCCCTTTCTAACCCAAGATAATGGTTCCACTGTCTGGCACATGAAGGCCCACAGCTGGTGCAAGGCTAGATTTCTGCGTCTGGATTTGCAGTCCAGCTCCAGATTTCCtctggatgtgagatgatccaCAGACAGCAATGTTTATGAATATAACAGGTGTGATGTTATTGTTGAGCTGTTTGGTCCTTGGCTCTGCAATACTGTTAGtactgcacttctgatccttggtTGTCTGATGTACTTAGTAAATGGAGTATTTGTATGTCGCATTGAATAAacatgtctgctaaattaataaaatctgaacattaaaaaaaatggaaTAGAGAACAGACAGCCCAAACTGAACGTGGATCAGAACAGATCGTTTTCTCACCCACTCCTTCTGTCGTCCATGTGTGGTGAAGTCATACACAGGGATCTTCACACTTTTGCCCAGTTTGAGTTTGCGCAGGGTGTGTGTAAGCAGACCAAAGTCAAACGCATCGGGGTGGTCAAAGTTATAATTATTACTGGCCGCCAGAATCTGCTCTTCAGGAGACAGAACCTGGAATGAACACAGCATCAAACGGGTGTTAATATTTCATGACCTACATTATGATCAGTCAAAAAAACTAATTAGCTATCAAGATTGTATCAAGTATCAAAACAAGAACCTGTGACTGAGGATGATGTTACTTGTACATACATCACATGTTGGTGCAaatgcatatgcacacacacacatccatggtGGAGTGCCACTGAAGTTCAACTAA of the Hypomesus transpacificus isolate Combined female chromosome 18, fHypTra1, whole genome shotgun sequence genome contains:
- the LOC124480908 gene encoding uridine-cytidine kinase-like 1 isoform X4 — its product is MSTVCREGRVSKMEYEEKASSQSNSGAGDGSLDRLLPPINMGLSPRKRTTSQCKSEPPLLRTSKRTIYTAGRPPWYNEHGTQSKEAFVIGLCGGSASGKTTVARKIIEALDVPWVVLLSMDSFYKVLSPEEQILAASNNYNFDHPDAFDFGLLTHTLRKLKLGKSVKIPVYDFTTHGRQKEWKTVYGASVIIFEGIMAFADKELLQLLDMKIFVDTDSDIRLVRRLRRDITERGRDIEGVIKQYNKYVKPAFEQYIEPTMRLADIVVPRGGGNMVAIDLIVQHVHSQLEERELSVR
- the LOC124480908 gene encoding uridine-cytidine kinase-like 1 isoform X5, with translation MNTLPAYSGARISGCWTLRSDGSGAGDGSLDRLLPPINMGLSPRKRTTSQCKSEPPLLRTSKRTIYTAGRPPWYNEHGTQSKEAFVIGLCGGSASGKTTVARKIIEALDVPWVVLLSMDSFYKVLSPEEQILAASNNYNFDHPDAFDFGLLTHTLRKLKLGKSVKIPVYDFTTHGRQKEWKTVYGASVIIFEGIMAFADKELLQLLDMKIFVDTDSDIRLVRRLRRDITERGRDIEGVIKQYNKYVKPAFEQYIEPTMRLADIVVPRGGGNMVAIDLIVQHVHSQLEERELSVR
- the LOC124480908 gene encoding uridine-cytidine kinase-like 1 isoform X3, translated to MASGILRSSKGEVWISRLLYGAGDGSLDRLLPPINMGLSPRKRTTSQCKSEPPLLRTSKRTIYTAGRPPWYNEHGTQSKEAFVIGLCGGSASGKTTVARKIIEALDVPWVVLLSMDSFYKVLSPEEQILAASNNYNFDHPDAFDFGLLTHTLRKLKLGKSVKIPVYDFTTHGRQKEWKTVYGASVIIFEGIMAFADKELLQLLDMKIFVDTDSDIRLVRRLRRDITERGRDIEGVIKQYNKYVKPAFEQYIEPTMRLADIVVPRGGGNMVAIDLIVQHVHSQLEEVSLALRLYMIWSQDQESSRAFGMGLYCIVCSVIGC
- the LOC124480908 gene encoding uridine-cytidine kinase-like 1 isoform X1; its protein translation is MSTVCREGRVSKMEYEEKASSQSNSGAGDGSLDRLLPPINMGLSPRKRTTSQCKSEPPLLRTSKRTIYTAGRPPWYNEHGTQSKEAFVIGLCGGSASGKTTVARKIIEALDVPWVVLLSMDSFYKVLSPEEQILAASNNYNFDHPDAFDFGLLTHTLRKLKLGKSVKIPVYDFTTHGRQKEWKTVYGASVIIFEGIMAFADKELLQLLDMKIFVDTDSDIRLVRRLRRDITERGRDIEGVIKQYNKYVKPAFEQYIEPTMRLADIVVPRGGGNMVAIDLIVQHVHSQLEEVSLALRLYMIWSQDQESSRAFGMGLYCIVCSVIGC
- the LOC124480908 gene encoding uridine-cytidine kinase-like 1 isoform X2, producing MNTLPAYSGARISGCWTLRSDGSGAGDGSLDRLLPPINMGLSPRKRTTSQCKSEPPLLRTSKRTIYTAGRPPWYNEHGTQSKEAFVIGLCGGSASGKTTVARKIIEALDVPWVVLLSMDSFYKVLSPEEQILAASNNYNFDHPDAFDFGLLTHTLRKLKLGKSVKIPVYDFTTHGRQKEWKTVYGASVIIFEGIMAFADKELLQLLDMKIFVDTDSDIRLVRRLRRDITERGRDIEGVIKQYNKYVKPAFEQYIEPTMRLADIVVPRGGGNMVAIDLIVQHVHSQLEEVSLALRLYMIWSQDQESSRAFGMGLYCIVCSVIGC